From the genome of Populus trichocarpa isolate Nisqually-1 chromosome 15, P.trichocarpa_v4.1, whole genome shotgun sequence, one region includes:
- the LOC18105567 gene encoding uncharacterized protein LOC18105567, with protein sequence MALEWVAVAYAAGAEAMMLLLLTLPGLNPLRNGLLSVTKTLLKPFFSILPICLFLVMDIYWKYETMPSCKTLNSCSPSENMRHQKSTIKSQRNALLIAAALVFYWLLYSVTKLIDRVEQLQFQIKRSTKND encoded by the coding sequence ATGGCACTGGAATGGGTAGCGGTTGCCTATGCTGCTGGAGCAGAAGCCATGATGCTCCTTCTCTTAACCCTCCCAGGCTTAAACCCCTTACGCAATGGCCTTTTGTCTGTAACAAAAACCCTCCTGAAACCCTTCTTCTCAATATTGCCAATTTGCCTCTTCTTGGTCATGGACATCTACTGGAAATATGAAACGATGCCCTCTTGTAAGACCCTCAATTCCTGCTCTCCATCGGAGAATATGCGCCACCAAAAGTCCACTATTAAGAGCCAACGCAACGCACTTTTGATTGCTGCAGCGTTGGTTTTTTACTGGCTCTTGTATTCTGTAACGAAGCTTATTGATCGAGTTGAGCAGTTGCAGTTTCAGATCAAAAGGTCTACCAAAAATGATTGA